From the genome of Leptotrichia sp. HSP-342:
AAAAAGAAGATTGTGGAAGACAGTCTGATAGAATTGCTTGAGAATTATAGGGGTAAATATCCTGAAAAATTGTCGGAAGCAATGGAATATGCGGTTATGAACGGAGGAAAGCGAATACGTCCTATTTTGATGTATATGGTTTGTGATTTGTTTGAAAAAAATAATTTTAAAAATTATGATAAAATCAAGGAAATTGCTACTGCACTTGAGTTTATACATTGCTATTCACTTGTTCACGATGATTTGCCAGCGATGGACAATGATGATTACAGACGTGGTAAACTTACAGTTCACAAAAAATACAATGAAGCAATCGGGGTTCTTGTGGGAGATGTTCTTTTGACGGAAGCCTTTGGAATAATTGCTAATTCTGAAAGTTTAGGAGATAAAAATAAGATTGAAATTATTTCAAAATTGTCTGAATATGCAGGATTTTTTGGAATGGTCGGAGGGCAGTTTGTGGATATGGAGTCTGAAAATAAGAAAGTCGAAATTGACACATTAAAGTATATTCACGCACATAAGACTGGAAAATTATTGACTGTTGCGATTGAATTGCCAATAATTGCTTTGGATATTGAAAGGGAAAAGCGTGAAAAAATGGTGGAATATTCAAAATTATTGGGAATTGCCTTTCAGATTAAGGATGATATTTTGGATATTGAAGGGAATTTTGAGGAAATTGGGAAAAAATCAAATGATATTGAAAATGACA
Proteins encoded in this window:
- a CDS encoding polyprenyl synthetase family protein, yielding MLREYLEEKKKIVEDSLIELLENYRGKYPEKLSEAMEYAVMNGGKRIRPILMYMVCDLFEKNNFKNYDKIKEIATALEFIHCYSLVHDDLPAMDNDDYRRGKLTVHKKYNEAIGVLVGDVLLTEAFGIIANSESLGDKNKIEIISKLSEYAGFFGMVGGQFVDMESENKKVEIDTLKYIHAHKTGKLLTVAIELPIIALDIEREKREKMVEYSKLLGIAFQIKDDILDIEGNFEEIGKKSNDIENDKTTYPSIFGLEESKRLLQEYLEKAKKIIFDEFEGNQLFLELTDYFGNRKK